The DNA window GGATTACCGTGTTGAAAGAATAGGCACCGATGCTCAGAATATTCGGTTTAAATGGGCGCGTGAGCAATATGATACCGCTGAGTCAATGATGAACCGTTCGACAGACGCTCTCTGGGCCAATGTGTATCCATTGGACATTAGCAAGATAAGTCCGATCAGCTACACAGGTTTTGTTCCGAAAATGGAAGTCATTTATACGGCTGACCCGAGTGTGACGGGTAAAACTGAATTTACTATTGATTCTTCAGTTAACATCCGTCCTATCTATAATGGGACCTATAAACATATTATAACAAACCATTCATATCATGGCTTTGAAAACGATGGCCGTCGCCGAGTTAATAAGAGTGTCTCGTTTGAAGTGGATTGGAATCACCCTGTATTTACTGGTGGCAGGCCTGTTAACCTGCAACTAGGTGGGTTCAACAACCGCTGTATTGGTGTGAGCAAGGATGGAACTATTGTGCCTGAGACATGCGATTCTACCAAAGATACGCAATCTTTCATCTTTGATAAATCAGGGCGATACATGAGTGCAAACGATGTGAGCATGTGCCTAGATGGCGAGTCATTAGACAAGCTTCAAACATGCAACCAAAACCTGAGCCAGCGTTGGAGCTGGAAAGATAACAGCAATCACTTGGTCAATGGTCTTAATAACCAGAATTTAGGCCATGATAAGTCAACGGGTCAGTTAGGCTTGTATTCGCAAGAAACAGACAGTGCTGAAGTCAGCCTGCGCACAATCACGACTTATGCCGATGTCTTTACTGCTGACGCTCAGTAGTTTACTTAGTGTATTGGACGTCGACAGCGTATAAGCTAAGACCATTATATTTTTTATCTTTATCTCAAGGACACACTTACATTAAGTGTGTCTTTTTTATTTTTGTTATCAGCTTGAATTTCGCACTATCATGTGCGCATGATGTCTTATTTGTAAAATAAGAAGGAATTTTGCTGATGAGTTGTCCGCATAACAGCTTTCGAGAGATGGAAAAAGACATTCATACTGATTTTAAAGATGATATGTCTTATGGTGATTACCTTAAATTGGATAAAATTCTTTCCGCTCAAACCCCTTTATCTGCACAACATGATGAAATGTTGTTTATCGTTATTCATCAATCCAGTGAGTTATGGTTAAAGCTTGCTGGCCACGAGTTGTCTGAGGCAATAGAAAACCTTAAACAAAGAGACTTTGGCCACGCATTTAAAGTAATTTCTCGTGTCAAACAAATCTTTAATCAACTTACTCATTCTTGGACCATTCTTTCGACGTTAACACCTGTCGATTACTTAAAATTTCGAGATGCTTTGGGCCATTCTTCAGGTTTTCAATCTTATGGCTATCGAAAGCTTGAATTTTTGCTTGGCAATAAAAATAAAGCATTTCTTAAAGTGCATGAAAACGATGCTAAAGTTTATCACGAGCTTAAAGAAGCATTAGAAGCGCCTAGTTTATATGACGTAACACTATCTCTGCTTGTTGACCAAGGGCTGGAGCTAGATCAAAAGCACTTGTCGAGAGATGTGAGCTTACCTTATGAGAGAAATGCGTCCGTGCTCAACGCGTGGCTGAAGGTTTATCGAGATGCTGACCGATATTTTGAGCTGTATGAGTTAGCAGAAAAACTGGTGGATATAGAGGACAGTTTCCAGCAATGGCGATTTAAACATATGTATACAGTGCAGCGTATCATAGGCCACAAAAAAGGGACTGGTGGTTCATCGGGTGTGGCATTTTTAAAAAAAGCGCTTGATATAAGCTTTTTTCCAGAGCTGTTTGAAGTACGTACACAACTTTAGACGAGGTGAGATTTAATATGGATATGACCAAAGACCTGCAAACGCATTATCAGGGCTTTGATGTGAGTGAGCGCATTTTATTATCTGGGCATTCTCATCAAGCATGGCCTGATGTGGCCAAACAGGGCATGGTAGATTGTTTTAATGATGCAGCCAAGCACATTGATGACAAGTGGGAGCTTGCGTTTGAAAAAGCAGAAAAAGTCAGGAATTTTTATCGACGTGCTATGTGCGACCCTAGTGGACAAATGGCACTTGGAGAATCAACACACGAGCTTATCTTGATGTTTTTATCAGATCTCAATTGCTTCAAAGCTAAGAAAAGCACACAGATAAAAATAGTCACGACGGATGGCGAGTTTCATTCAATGCGCCGTCAGTTAAATAGGCTAAAAACACTGGGCATTAATGTCGAGGTCGTCCCAACTCTACCACTTGAGACCTTATCCAATCGGATTATCGAAAAATTGGATCGATCGACAGACGCAGTCATGTTGTCAGCGGTCTTCTTCGCAACCAGCCAAATATTTAAGCAAGTCGGTGAAGTTGCACAGGCTGCAAAATCACTCAACATTCCATGTGTTGTTGATGCCTATCATACGATTAACGTGCTTGAGTTTGATCTTGCCAAGTGGCAGTTACAAGGTGCTTTTGTTATTGGTGGTGGGTATAAATATTGCCAAGCAGGCGAGGGCAATTGTTTTATGCGTATTCCTCCTAACTACCATGGCTCCCCCATTATTACAGGCTGGTTTGCTGAGTTTGAGACGCTCAGTCAAGCGCCTGATCAAGTGAGCTATGGACAAGGGCAAGCTGCATTTGCTGGCTCAACTTATGATCCTACTAGCCATTATCGTGCAGCAGCGGTATTTGATTTCTTTGATCGGCTGAACCTGTCTGTCGCGCTACTTAGCCAAATAAATCGGCAGCAGGTATCTAGACTTTGGCGAGGCATAGAAAACTTGCATCTTGCGCATGAGGTGTTAGCACTGCCTTGTCATGATATTGCAGATAACGCTGGCTTTTTGTCCTTAACCACACCACAAGCCGAGGAGTGGGTACAAAAGCTTAAAAGCAGAGGCGTACAAGCCGACAGTCGAGGTAATCAATTGAGACTCGGCCCTGCGCCCTATGTATCCAATGAGCAAATCGATAATGCGCTTAATGAGATAGAGCTTGTGGCTAAGCAGTTTTCGTAACAATCAAACAGAGTGGTTTAGGATGTATATAGGTTGTGTATCTTATTCTGTTGCACATGATATGTTGCATAAATGATTTTTAAGGTGATTATTATATCTATTTTCAATATTTTTCAGGAGTAGTATTGTGCTTTTAGATTAAGTAGTTGGGATATTGAGTACTCGTATCGTTACTTGTTAAGGAGTCTTACCTTTATGACACTCATAAATTCAACCACTATTAGAACCAAGTTTAATATGAAAGTGACTAGTGCTCAAATTGATAAATTTGACCGTCTCAGCGATATAAAACGAGCACGCAACCTTTTGCCCAAAGAGGCTAAGGAGTACGAAAATATTTTTGAAGCCATGTCTGCCTATAAAGGGAATAATAAGCAGAAATTGCAGCGCATCGAAACAACATTAACCAAGAAAAAAAATGCAGAAATAGCGGAAAATAAAAGGCAAAAAATTAACTCATTTGTATATAAGTATTGGGGAGGAGAAGTGCAAGTTGTGAATTCAAGCACAGAGTGCATTGCCGGTAAAGCCGCGATATGGGAGAGTAGTAAACAAAAGGATACGTTTGGTGTCCACATACCAAACAAAGGAAAATATCGTGCTTCCAGCCTTCAAGATGTTCGCACTGTATTTGCCAAATATGGTATCGATAGTCGCATTTCCAATGGTGATGGTATTAGGGTGAATGGTACTAACCTTCCGCCAAAAGAAATCAAAAGGTTAGAGACTTTATATAAGGTGAGTGTGTTACCTATACGTATTAAAGGAAAGGAAATTGCGTACCTATTTCGCACCGCAGATCATCAAACTAAACCGAATCAAAAGGTATTGATTTCAGCTCATGGAAGCGCTAGAGGAGAGCAAATAATATTTGAGAAGCCTGATAATCTGGAACTAGACTTTGCTTCTACAACGAACAATATTTTGGTTTCCAACACCTTAGCTTTTGCAAAAAAATTAAATCAGGGAAAGGTTGCATTTGAAGAAGACTCCCAAATCTATAATTCCTCTCATTGTGAGGCTACTGATTATCGTTTAACTGGTGGAATCGCAACTAAGCCAGAAGATGTCGCTAGGTTTATTGATAAGACTATTCATTTTAAAAAAGAGCAAAGCTTTGACTTTGTCTTATTAAATAGAGAAGCAAAAGGTATCCATTTTTCTGATTTGATACAAGCTCTTAAAGATTCAAGTGGCCCTCAGGCGCCAAATCAGCTGGTTTGCCATTTTTGTCGACCAAAAGATGAGAGCGCAGGTAAGTTTGACGTGAAGAAAAACTACAAGAATTAGTAGAAGGATTGGTTTTTAAATTCCTTCCAATTATTATCAAGATGTCAAGCCACTGCTTTTTCTAAAAGTCGTGGTTTTTTAATGATAAAAAATTAATGACTTTCGATAAATTTTTGTTGTTTTGTTGGTTTTTGATGCTATGATGCCTCCATAAATTAATAGGAGACTTTTATGCAACAGATTCAAACGTACAGCCGAAAAATTGGATTCATTCTTAACATTTTGTTGGTGTTATTACCTTTGGCGACGGTTTATTTTTGGCTCACGGTGCAAACTTCGAGTGATGTTTTAAACGAGACTGGCATCATCCAGCTATCTTATGATATTGACGCTTTTATACAGCAGCCTTTAACACTTCAAACTCGCCTCTGGGCCTTGCTGGCTAGCGCTCTGCCTTGTGGGATTTTGTTTTATGCCCTTTTTTTATTAAAGAAATTATTTAGAAGTTACGAAAATGCTGAAATATTTACTCTTCAGACGGTTAAGTATTATCGACAGCTTGGTTTGGTATTTTTTTACTGGGCGATTGGTGGTTTCATATACTCAGGTCTTATTTCAGTGGCGTTAAGCTTTAATAATCCGCCAGGTGAGCGTGTTTTGTCGCTAAGTTTTTCAGGTTTGGATGTGATGGCCATATTCTGCGGTTGTATTGTATTGGTTATCTCACATGTTATGCACCAAGCCCAGCAAATTGCCGATGAGCAAAAACACACAATTTAGGAGTTTGCGGTGGATATTATAATCAATCTGGATGTGATGATGGCCAAACGCAAGATGCGCTTAAAGGAGTTATCTGAGCGAGTGGGTGTCAGTGAGCAAAACCTGTCAATCTTAAAAAATGGTAAGGCTAAAGCCATTCGCTTCAGTACATTAGAAAAAATCTGTCAGGTTTTAGAGTGCCAACCCGGTGATATTTTGGAATATCAGCCAAGTGCTTAATCAAGACAATGTTAACTAGGCGCTGTTATTCGCCGCCAGTGACTGAGGAGAAATCTATGTCCACTAAACCATCAAGACTATGGCTTGGGCTGTATTTGTTTGTCATGGGTATTATTGCTGTGAATATCCATATACAAATGATGCATTTGGGGGTGTTGTACCCTCAATGGAAACCGACACAATGGATAAATACCGTTATGTTTGTTATTCAAAGCTTAGGGGTATTATGGCTGAGTTTGCAATTGGTGCGTTGGAAGTCATCAATCAGCTTTGCTCAACAATTTGGCATCGCTTTTGTCACTATGGCTGCAATCCAAGAGCTTTTTATCCGTTTACCACTTACTGCTGGCTATACGGTGGACCAGAAGTATCTATTTGTCTGGGTTTTAAGTTATCTTCCCGAACTTTTAGTCACCTTTGCGACAACGCTTGGCGTTATTAGCTTTCATCGATACTTAACAAGGCGTTATAATCTCCTTGTCACAGCAATAGTAGTCACTTTTTATAGCGTTGGGGTACATCTCTGGCTAACCCCATTTTTACAAGAAATGGTGGACCCACTGGCTCAGTATCTTACTCCGCCATCCGATTCGGGTGTGCTGTCATTCCCATATCCTAAGATAGTCGACATTATCGCATCGGTGACCTTTATTGAACCTATGATTGCCGCCTATTTTGTGTGTTACTTGATTGGTCAAAATGGTACTAGAAACTTATACGTTCTGCTAAAAACCATCGCTGCTCTATTAATACTGACTAAAAGCGGCGCAAAATTTGTATTTTATATGTGGATTTCAACGATCGATGATTTGATGGACCGTTTGCTGAGTATCAGTCAATTTACCCTCGAGTGGGTGTTTATTGGCGTGGCGGTCAGTGTTGCTGCTGGGTACTTTCAATCAAGGAAAAGTAGGGCAGTCTCTCTCACCAATGCTACTGACTAAACTCCTGGTATCCTATTGAGATAAAGCAAACAAGGTTCAGTTTTCTGAATTCTGGCTAGGATATAGTCTTGTTTTCGTCTACTTGATTGATAATAAGGCTGTTTATGTTTGATTCGATTCCGATACGTTCACTTGTTTTGGTTTCATTAATCGCCAGTAATATGGCGTGTGCAGCGAGTGCTGACACGCCATATGTGATTGATGATGAGATGGTAAAAAGGCAAGTGGCTTTATCTCCCAATAAGGAGCCTAAAGCTCCCAGTCCATCTGATTATGGGTTTGGTCCGGATGGGCGTTTTTATCACCCAAAGGAAGCGCCAAGCTCGCATCAGGCACAGCCGTTTGAAGGCCAGTTGGACTATTGGGATACACAAAGCTATCAGCATAATATGACGGTTGAAGCCTATTATCCGATTACGGTTGAGCCTTTTCATACTTGGCAAAATATGGTGGATTTTGATGGCAAGCGCTACTTATATCAGTACGTCAGAGGTGACTTAAAAATCTTTGATGTGACTAATCCAAAAGATGTGCGCTTGCTATTAACTAAAGGTCATACTTGGGGAAAGTCTGGCCCTGGAGAGCCGCAATCACCTTTCAAAGACGGAGAAATGATGGGTGCAGCCTCGATTCAATGGAGTGAGTCTGAGCAAAGTTATGTGATGGTGCAAGCCTATGAAGTTAGGCGCTTTGGCTTACTTAAGGATAAATATCGTAGTCCAGAGCAAGTTAAAGCCATTCGGCAAAGTCAGCACTTAAAAGGCTTTAAAGTTTACAGCATGAAAGGGCCCATGCCAGAAGATTGGACTTTGCTTGCTGAGCGCACCACAGATATTCTTCACCCAGATGCGCCAGTTGGTCAACAGCAAGGCTCCGGTGTACGCGATATCCCAGTGTATTATGGTGACGGCGTTATGTATCTTGCTGCTGCCCCAGATAAACGATATGCCCTAACTGAATATGCCAACGATCTTTATAGCGCGGGCTATCAGGCGTGGGATATGTCGGACCCTCGCAACCCTCGTTTGCTTGATATGCTGTCGGTTCCGGGCCAAATTGTCGGTGACGCTGAGCATGAAAAGGTGTATCAAGATAATCCGAGAGCAGGTAATCGCACGTCTTGGATGGGCGCTCGTATGTCATTATTTTTGAGTGATAAAGATGCGGACTATGCCTATGCAGCGATGGGTGGATTAGGTTTTTATGTGGTCGATATCCGTGATCCTAGTCAGATGAAGGTTGTAGGACATCTGAACTTTCCACCGAGCGTAGCAGGCACAGAGGGGGATTTTATTGATGTGTCTCAAGTCCAAGAGACGGGTCTAGTTTACTACAGCGGCTATCCACTCAATGAAGACTGTTATGAACCCTATAAGGACGTTTATATCATCGATGTGTCAGAGCTCAGTAGCCCGGCAGTAAAAGGAGTCTTGCCTCGTCCTATGCCGCCAAAACAGGCAGACTTTAAAGACTATTGTCAGCGCCGAGGTAGCTTTGGTCCCAAACGAACAGGAGCCTACCATCAGCCAGGCACGTCCAAATCAGGTTTGCTGCCCTACAACTTCTACAATGCTGGTCTACAAGTGTTTGATGTTTCCAAGCCAAATGAACCGTCTGTCGTAGCTTATTTTGTTCCACCTTTTTCACCAGACAAAGTGGTTGACTATGCCATGGGTAACTTATCTCATTCTGTCTATGTTGAGTACGACCGAAACTTATTTTGGCTTTTCACTAACCATGGTTTCTATGTCTTGTCGAGCCCAGTGCTAGGAGAGCCTAGCTTCCAAGCACCGAAGAAATCATGGCCTATTAAAGGAGAATAACGGCATACTCAACATGAAAATTCTTCATGTTGAGTATGAAGAATACTAACTTTAACTTGCTTGCTATTGTGGTTTAATGACTACTTGGATGTTAAGACGTATGGATGTCTAAATGGTTGGGCTTACAATATTAGATGGTGGAATGGGGCGCGAGTTACAACGCATTGGCGCGCCCTTTTCTCAGCCTTTGTGGAGTGCGCAAGCACTGATCGAATCACCAAAGCATGTCAAACAAGCTCATCACGGCTTTATCGATGCAGGCGCACAAATCATAACCGTCAATAGTTATGCTTGTGTACCTTTCCATTTAGGTGAAACTCTTTATGCGGAAAAAGGATATGCGTTGGCTCAGCAAGCCGCGCAGCTTGCCCGAGAAGTGGAACAAGAGACAGATAAAGAAGTGCTAGTTGCTGGTTCGATCCCTCCGGCTTTTGGGTCTTATCGTCCAGACTTATTTGATGCGCAAAGAGCACAGGAAATCACATCCCATTTAGTCGATGCTCAGCAGCAATATGTGGATGTCTGGTTGGCAGAAACGGTTGCAAGCCTTGGCGAAATGAGGGTGATTACGCAGGTTTTGTCTGATACTGATAAGCCAGTATATATCTCTTTTACCCTGCAAGATGAGACTGGCCAGTCACCATGCCTTCGTTCTGGAGAGCCAGTTTCTGACGCAGTTTCCGAGCTGCTGGAGAAAAATGTGGCAGGTATCTTCTTTAACTGCTCAATACCTGAAGTGATCGAACATGCGATCCAAGAAGTGAATCAAGTAACAGAGCAAACCGGTAAGGCGCTTATTATTGGCGTGTATGCCAACAGCTTTGCGCCGATTAAATCTGATCATCAAGCCAACGAATCTTTACAAGAGATGAGACACTTCTCACCTTCGGAATACCTTGAATATGCGCAAAAATGGTATCAACTGGGCACGAGTGTCATTGGGGGTTGTTGTGGTATCGAGCCAAGCCACATCCAAGCATTATCGAACTGGAGAGATAGCCTTGAAAAATCTTAACTTAGGACTGGCTATCCCTGCGATTGTAACGGTTTTATTTATATTGTTGGTTTCATCGCTTTACCCAGAGCAAGCTCAAGGCTTAGCGGGTAATGCGATGACTTTTGTTACTGATTGGTTTGGCTGGTTGGTACAACTGAGCAGCCTTGCGCTGGTTGGTTTTTTGCTGTGGTTGGCGTTTTCAAAATACGGAAATATTCGTTTGGGTGACGATAAGCCTGAATACTCCAATTTCTCTTATGGAGGAATGATCTTTACTGCAGGTGTTGGGGCCTCTTTAATTTATTGGGGAATTGGCGAACCCATGTATTATCTGCAATCGCCTCCTCTTTTCGCAGAAGCTAATAGTTACAGCGCCGCAGCCTGGTCTGTTACTTATTCTATTTTTCACTGGGGGATCACTGGCTGGGCGATTTATTGTTTCCCTGCGATTCCGTTTGCTTATGCCTTTTACGTCAAAAAGCAACGAACTTTGAAGCTTTCTACCTTGTGTGAGCCAGTACTAGGTCGCAATAAATTCATTGCGAAATGTATCGACTTGCTGGCGATTTTTGGCACCTTATCGGCTTTCGCTAGCTCATTGGCATTGACGGTTACTCTTCTTAGCGCGGGCACTGCTCAGTTATTAGGCGTCGAGAATAACCTCGTTTTGCAAGGCAGTATCATATTGCTGTTCGTGCTGGTTCTTTTTGCTGTCACCTTGGTGGGCTTTAACAAAGGAATCAATAAGGTATCTGACTATACTGTGATATCGGCGATTATTTTCGCTCTCTTTGTTCTGTTCTCGTCCAATGTACAATTTATTTTGAATAACTTCACCGACTCTGTTGGGGTCATGCTTGATAGTTTTTTCCGCATGTCACTTTGGACAGATCCGGTGCAGCAAAGTGGTTTTCCGCAAGCTTGGACCCAGTATTATTGGTTCTGGTATTACGCTTATCTGATCATGATGGGTTTATTCATTACCCGTATATCCCGAGGTCGTACGATACGCGAAGTTATTCTTTATTCCATTTCGATGGGCTCTTTGGGTTGTGCGTTCTTTATCTCTATTTTTGGTGGTTATGCGGTTTGGGCTCAGTTATTGGGGGGGTATCCAATCCAAGATTGGATGAGTGAAGGCGGACTTACTTTTGCTGTAGTATCTTTAATTCAAACACTACCCGCTAAGAACTTGGTTCTTGCTCTGTTTTTGATTATCCAATTCTTTTTAATGCTGACGACGATGTCGAGTGCGAGTGTTGCTACCTCTATGCTGACGACTAACCAGTTGTCCTTAAATGGAGACCCAGATATTAAGGTTAAGCTTCTTTGGGCAGCAGCCATTGCCTTGATTAGCTTTAGCGTGTTTCTAACCGGAGGAGGCATCAATACCATAAAA is part of the Vibrio aquimaris genome and encodes:
- the kynA gene encoding tryptophan 2,3-dioxygenase gives rise to the protein MSCPHNSFREMEKDIHTDFKDDMSYGDYLKLDKILSAQTPLSAQHDEMLFIVIHQSSELWLKLAGHELSEAIENLKQRDFGHAFKVISRVKQIFNQLTHSWTILSTLTPVDYLKFRDALGHSSGFQSYGYRKLEFLLGNKNKAFLKVHENDAKVYHELKEALEAPSLYDVTLSLLVDQGLELDQKHLSRDVSLPYERNASVLNAWLKVYRDADRYFELYELAEKLVDIEDSFQQWRFKHMYTVQRIIGHKKGTGGSSGVAFLKKALDISFFPELFEVRTQL
- a CDS encoding kynureninase, with the translated sequence MDMTKDLQTHYQGFDVSERILLSGHSHQAWPDVAKQGMVDCFNDAAKHIDDKWELAFEKAEKVRNFYRRAMCDPSGQMALGESTHELILMFLSDLNCFKAKKSTQIKIVTTDGEFHSMRRQLNRLKTLGINVEVVPTLPLETLSNRIIEKLDRSTDAVMLSAVFFATSQIFKQVGEVAQAAKSLNIPCVVDAYHTINVLEFDLAKWQLQGAFVIGGGYKYCQAGEGNCFMRIPPNYHGSPIITGWFAEFETLSQAPDQVSYGQGQAAFAGSTYDPTSHYRAAAVFDFFDRLNLSVALLSQINRQQVSRLWRGIENLHLAHEVLALPCHDIADNAGFLSLTTPQAEEWVQKLKSRGVQADSRGNQLRLGPAPYVSNEQIDNALNEIELVAKQFS
- a CDS encoding putative adhesin, which encodes MTLINSTTIRTKFNMKVTSAQIDKFDRLSDIKRARNLLPKEAKEYENIFEAMSAYKGNNKQKLQRIETTLTKKKNAEIAENKRQKINSFVYKYWGGEVQVVNSSTECIAGKAAIWESSKQKDTFGVHIPNKGKYRASSLQDVRTVFAKYGIDSRISNGDGIRVNGTNLPPKEIKRLETLYKVSVLPIRIKGKEIAYLFRTADHQTKPNQKVLISAHGSARGEQIIFEKPDNLELDFASTTNNILVSNTLAFAKKLNQGKVAFEEDSQIYNSSHCEATDYRLTGGIATKPEDVARFIDKTIHFKKEQSFDFVLLNREAKGIHFSDLIQALKDSSGPQAPNQLVCHFCRPKDESAGKFDVKKNYKN
- a CDS encoding DUF2975 domain-containing protein; the protein is MQQIQTYSRKIGFILNILLVLLPLATVYFWLTVQTSSDVLNETGIIQLSYDIDAFIQQPLTLQTRLWALLASALPCGILFYALFLLKKLFRSYENAEIFTLQTVKYYRQLGLVFFYWAIGGFIYSGLISVALSFNNPPGERVLSLSFSGLDVMAIFCGCIVLVISHVMHQAQQIADEQKHTI
- a CDS encoding helix-turn-helix domain-containing protein, coding for MDIIINLDVMMAKRKMRLKELSERVGVSEQNLSILKNGKAKAIRFSTLEKICQVLECQPGDILEYQPSA
- a CDS encoding homocysteine S-methyltransferase family protein, with amino-acid sequence MVGLTILDGGMGRELQRIGAPFSQPLWSAQALIESPKHVKQAHHGFIDAGAQIITVNSYACVPFHLGETLYAEKGYALAQQAAQLAREVEQETDKEVLVAGSIPPAFGSYRPDLFDAQRAQEITSHLVDAQQQYVDVWLAETVASLGEMRVITQVLSDTDKPVYISFTLQDETGQSPCLRSGEPVSDAVSELLEKNVAGIFFNCSIPEVIEHAIQEVNQVTEQTGKALIIGVYANSFAPIKSDHQANESLQEMRHFSPSEYLEYAQKWYQLGTSVIGGCCGIEPSHIQALSNWRDSLEKS
- a CDS encoding BCCT family transporter, translating into MKNLNLGLAIPAIVTVLFILLVSSLYPEQAQGLAGNAMTFVTDWFGWLVQLSSLALVGFLLWLAFSKYGNIRLGDDKPEYSNFSYGGMIFTAGVGASLIYWGIGEPMYYLQSPPLFAEANSYSAAAWSVTYSIFHWGITGWAIYCFPAIPFAYAFYVKKQRTLKLSTLCEPVLGRNKFIAKCIDLLAIFGTLSAFASSLALTVTLLSAGTAQLLGVENNLVLQGSIILLFVLVLFAVTLVGFNKGINKVSDYTVISAIIFALFVLFSSNVQFILNNFTDSVGVMLDSFFRMSLWTDPVQQSGFPQAWTQYYWFWYYAYLIMMGLFITRISRGRTIREVILYSISMGSLGCAFFISIFGGYAVWAQLLGGYPIQDWMSEGGLTFAVVSLIQTLPAKNLVLALFLIIQFFLMLTTMSSASVATSMLTTNQLSLNGDPDIKVKLLWAAAIALISFSVFLTGGGINTIKSLCVVAGLPMMFIYGILIKQIMMELKGKSELREPLTQPLVSKKLIA